The Asticcacaulis excentricus CB 48 genome includes a window with the following:
- a CDS encoding UrcA family protein, whose amino-acid sequence MPRTILMCVAGVMLLTGGSAVAAEELPQKTIRFADANLNDPAQAKQVLRQIRTAAKEVCAEGLVSLNGWVITDRQCERTAVRETVHKVGHPGLSRVAVDAGDVRGDGSSPILGQWAEK is encoded by the coding sequence ATGCCGAGAACAATACTGATGTGTGTCGCGGGTGTCATGCTGCTGACGGGCGGGAGCGCCGTCGCCGCAGAGGAACTGCCGCAAAAGACGATCCGCTTCGCGGATGCCAACCTCAATGATCCCGCGCAAGCGAAACAGGTGCTGAGGCAGATCCGCACGGCGGCCAAAGAGGTCTGTGCCGAGGGGCTGGTCTCTCTTAACGGCTGGGTCATCACGGATCGTCAGTGCGAACGCACGGCCGTTCGGGAGACGGTCCACAAGGTTGGGCATCCGGGCCTGAGTCGTGTCGCAGTTGACGCGGGTGACGTCCGCGGGGACGGTTCGTCGCCTATTCTCGGTCAATGGGCTGAAAAGTAG
- the ruvX gene encoding Holliday junction resolvase RuvX yields the protein MAILDITELKAALPPRRALIGLDLGEKTIGVAVSDISLSIGSPLELIKKSKFTQEAERLLLLMKQREASGLVIGLPVNMDGTEGPRCQSVRAFARNLLRLPAEKFAAAGLEPDLPIAFWDERWSSSVMNRFLIEEADLTRAKRAEVIDRSAAAYILQGALDRIRSAT from the coding sequence ATGGCCATACTCGACATCACCGAACTGAAAGCCGCCCTTCCGCCGCGCCGCGCCCTGATCGGGCTCGATCTGGGGGAAAAGACCATCGGCGTCGCCGTCAGCGACATTTCCTTGAGCATCGGCTCGCCGCTGGAGCTGATCAAAAAGAGCAAGTTCACGCAGGAGGCCGAACGCCTGTTGCTGCTGATGAAGCAGCGCGAAGCGTCGGGCCTCGTCATCGGCCTGCCGGTCAATATGGACGGCACCGAAGGCCCGCGCTGTCAGTCGGTGCGCGCCTTTGCCCGCAACCTGCTGCGCCTGCCCGCGGAAAAGTTCGCCGCCGCCGGCCTTGAGCCCGACCTGCCCATCGCCTTCTGGGACGAGCGCTGGTCGTCGTCGGTGATGAACCGCTTTCTGATCGAAGAAGCCGACCTGACGCGCGCCAAACGCGCCGAAGTGATCGACCGTTCCGCCGCCGCCTATATTCTTCAGGGCGCGCTCGACCGCATAAGAAGCGCCACATGA